In Cyclopterus lumpus isolate fCycLum1 chromosome 9, fCycLum1.pri, whole genome shotgun sequence, a single genomic region encodes these proteins:
- the phf19 gene encoding PHD finger protein 19 isoform X2 produces MFEDLIEAFCGIEPQVTQEGEVCRRGRSPGEGPESSLNVGQFVLCHWSDGLYYLGKIQRVSPPRQSCFVTFEDNSKFWVLCKDIQHAGVPGEEPRCSVCQEAEPNSDSQSNPNNQILICGKCGIGFHQQCHVPPVEGSISLSPWFCRRCVFALAVRKGGALKKGPIAKALSAMKQVLLYDLDSLDWDSQHRTNQQQCYCYCGGPGEWYLKMLQCFRCQQWFHEACTQCLQESMMFGDRFYLFLCSVCNKGSEYVRRLSLRWVDLVHLVLYNLSVSSKKKYFELDEILALVSANWEHLQLGKLSNTPPSERGQHLLDALNKYKSKFLCGKEIKKRKCIFRLRTRVPPNPPSKLFPEHAQNDGGQGHKKGVVRNSASAERRKRKSKWLLEDAIPNNKLSCSWTSNHHMANIFDFTLDELQSLKSGSSRSVSIDQDSTDASTSGSATTSASYHFRRRLGSRKRKLPSNSYSQWASRSEGGEEPSGMLGDPEAMNHLTTDASHFLSDSSQIPSDSSHLHSSISSYFGVAGRLTNGERYQVLARRVTAQGTVQYLLEWEGTTPY; encoded by the exons atGTTTGAGGACCTGATTGAAGCCTTCTGTGGTATTGAGCCTCAGGTAACTCAAGAGGGCGAAGTATGTCGGAGAGGGCGGAGCCCGGGAGAGGGGCCGGAGTCCAGTCTAAATGTTGGACAGTTCGTCCTGTGTCATTGGTCAGATGGACTCTACTACTTGGGCAAGATACAGAGG GTGAGCCCTCCCCGGCAGAGCTGCTTTGTCACGTTTGAGGACAACTCCAAGTTCTGGGTCCTCTGTAAGGACATCCAACAtg CTGGAGTGCCGGGGGAGGAGCCTCGCTGCTCTGTGTGCCAGGAGGCGGAGCCAAACTctgacagccaatcaaatcccaACAACCAGATCCTCATCTGTGGGAAGTGTGGCATCG GTTTCCACCAGCAGTGCCATGTCCCTCCTGTAGAGGGCAGCATCAGTCTCAGTCCCTGGTTCTGTCGACGTTGTGTCTTCGCTTTGGCTGTCCgg AAAGGGGGCGCTCTAAAGAAAGGTCCAATAGCCAAAGCTCTGTCAGCCATGAAGCAGGTGTTGCTGTACGACCTGGACTCTCTGGACTGGGACTCCCAACACCGAACCAATCAGCAACAGTGTTACTGTTACTGTGGAGGCCCCGGAGA GTGGTACCTGAAGATGCTGCAGTGCTTCAGGTGTCAGCAGTGGTTCCATGAAGCCTGCACTCAGTGTCTGCAGGAGTCCATGATGTTTGGAGACAG GTTTTACCTCTTCCTGTGTTCGGTGTGTAATAAAGGATCCGAGTACGTCCGCCGTCTTTCTTTGCGGTGGGTCGATCTGGTTCACCTGGTTCTCTACAACCTGTCAGTCAGCAGCAAGAAGAAATACTTTGAGCTGGACGAGATTCTCGCCTTAGTGTCTGCAAACTGGGAACACTTACAGCTCGGGAAG CTGTCCAACACTCCTCCGTCAGAGAGGGGGCAGcacctgctggatgctctgAATAAATACAAGAGCAA GTTTCTGTGTGGAAAAGAGATAAAGAAGAGGAAATGCATCTTTCGTCTGAGGACTAGAGTCCCTCCAAACCCCCCCTCCAAACTATTTCCTGAGCACGCTCAGAATGACGGAGGGCAAGGTCATAAGAAAGGCGTGGTCAGGAACAG tgcttcagctgagaggaggaagaggaagtccAAGTGGCTCCTAGAAGATGCGATTCCTAAT AACAAGCTGTCCTGCAGTTGGACGTCCAACCATCACATGGCAAACATTTTTGACTTCACCCTGGACGAACTGCAGAGCCTCAAGAG TGGCTCCAGTAGATCGGTCAGTATCGATCAGGACTCTACTGATGCCTCCACGTCAGGGTCTGCTACGACCAGCGCCTCCTATCACTTCAG AAGGCGGTTGggcagcaggaagaggaagttgCCTAGCAACAGCTACAGTCAGTGGGCCAGTCGCAGCGAGGGGGGGGAAGAGCCTTCTGGGATGCTGGGAGACCCAGAAGCTATGAACCACCTGACAACAGACgcctcccacttcctgtctgactcctCTCAGATCCCCTCAGACTCCTCCCAcctccactcctccatctcctcatatTTTGGAGTGGCGGGCCGACTGACCAATGGGGAGAGGTACCAGGTGTTGGCTCGTCGGGTCACTGCTCAGGGGACGGTCCAGTACCTGCTGGAGTGGGAGGGGACAACACCTTATTAG
- the phf19 gene encoding PHD finger protein 19 isoform X3, with amino-acid sequence MFEDLIEAFCGIEPQVTQEGEVCRRGRSPGEGPESSLNVGQFVLCHWSDGLYYLGKIQRVSPPRQSCFVTFEDNSKFWVLCKDIQHAGVPGEEPRCSVCQEAEPNSDSQSNPNNQILICGKCGIGFHQQCHVPPVEGSISLSPWFCRRCVFALAVRKGGALKKGPIAKALSAMKQVLLYDLDSLDWDSQHRTNQQQCYCYCGGPGEWYLKMLQCFRCQQWFHEACTQCLQESMMFGDRFYLFLCSVCNKGSEYVRRLSLRWVDLVHLVLYNLSVSSKKKYFELDEILALVSANWEHLQLGKLSNTPPSERGQHLLDALNKYKSNSASAERRKRKSKWLLEDAIPNNKLSCSWTSNHHMANIFDFTLDELQSLKSGSSRSVSIDQDSTDASTSGSATTSASYHFRRRLGSRKRKLPSNSYSQWASRSEGGEEPSGMLGDPEAMNHLTTDASHFLSDSSQIPSDSSHLHSSISSYFGVAGRLTNGERYQVLARRVTAQGTVQYLLEWEGTTPY; translated from the exons atGTTTGAGGACCTGATTGAAGCCTTCTGTGGTATTGAGCCTCAGGTAACTCAAGAGGGCGAAGTATGTCGGAGAGGGCGGAGCCCGGGAGAGGGGCCGGAGTCCAGTCTAAATGTTGGACAGTTCGTCCTGTGTCATTGGTCAGATGGACTCTACTACTTGGGCAAGATACAGAGG GTGAGCCCTCCCCGGCAGAGCTGCTTTGTCACGTTTGAGGACAACTCCAAGTTCTGGGTCCTCTGTAAGGACATCCAACAtg CTGGAGTGCCGGGGGAGGAGCCTCGCTGCTCTGTGTGCCAGGAGGCGGAGCCAAACTctgacagccaatcaaatcccaACAACCAGATCCTCATCTGTGGGAAGTGTGGCATCG GTTTCCACCAGCAGTGCCATGTCCCTCCTGTAGAGGGCAGCATCAGTCTCAGTCCCTGGTTCTGTCGACGTTGTGTCTTCGCTTTGGCTGTCCgg AAAGGGGGCGCTCTAAAGAAAGGTCCAATAGCCAAAGCTCTGTCAGCCATGAAGCAGGTGTTGCTGTACGACCTGGACTCTCTGGACTGGGACTCCCAACACCGAACCAATCAGCAACAGTGTTACTGTTACTGTGGAGGCCCCGGAGA GTGGTACCTGAAGATGCTGCAGTGCTTCAGGTGTCAGCAGTGGTTCCATGAAGCCTGCACTCAGTGTCTGCAGGAGTCCATGATGTTTGGAGACAG GTTTTACCTCTTCCTGTGTTCGGTGTGTAATAAAGGATCCGAGTACGTCCGCCGTCTTTCTTTGCGGTGGGTCGATCTGGTTCACCTGGTTCTCTACAACCTGTCAGTCAGCAGCAAGAAGAAATACTTTGAGCTGGACGAGATTCTCGCCTTAGTGTCTGCAAACTGGGAACACTTACAGCTCGGGAAG CTGTCCAACACTCCTCCGTCAGAGAGGGGGCAGcacctgctggatgctctgAATAAATACAAGAGCAA cagtgcttcagctgagaggaggaagaggaagtccAAGTGGCTCCTAGAAGATGCGATTCCTAAT AACAAGCTGTCCTGCAGTTGGACGTCCAACCATCACATGGCAAACATTTTTGACTTCACCCTGGACGAACTGCAGAGCCTCAAGAG TGGCTCCAGTAGATCGGTCAGTATCGATCAGGACTCTACTGATGCCTCCACGTCAGGGTCTGCTACGACCAGCGCCTCCTATCACTTCAG AAGGCGGTTGggcagcaggaagaggaagttgCCTAGCAACAGCTACAGTCAGTGGGCCAGTCGCAGCGAGGGGGGGGAAGAGCCTTCTGGGATGCTGGGAGACCCAGAAGCTATGAACCACCTGACAACAGACgcctcccacttcctgtctgactcctCTCAGATCCCCTCAGACTCCTCCCAcctccactcctccatctcctcatatTTTGGAGTGGCGGGCCGACTGACCAATGGGGAGAGGTACCAGGTGTTGGCTCGTCGGGTCACTGCTCAGGGGACGGTCCAGTACCTGCTGGAGTGGGAGGGGACAACACCTTATTAG
- the phf19 gene encoding PHD finger protein 19 isoform X1, whose protein sequence is MFEDLIEAFCGIEPQVTQEGEVCRRGRSPGEGPESSLNVGQFVLCHWSDGLYYLGKIQRVSPPRQSCFVTFEDNSKFWVLCKDIQHAGVPGEEPRCSVCQEAEPNSDSQSNPNNQILICGKCGIGFHQQCHVPPVEGSISLSPWFCRRCVFALAVRKGGALKKGPIAKALSAMKQVLLYDLDSLDWDSQHRTNQQQCYCYCGGPGEWYLKMLQCFRCQQWFHEACTQCLQESMMFGDRFYLFLCSVCNKGSEYVRRLSLRWVDLVHLVLYNLSVSSKKKYFELDEILALVSANWEHLQLGKLSNTPPSERGQHLLDALNKYKSKFLCGKEIKKRKCIFRLRTRVPPNPPSKLFPEHAQNDGGQGHKKGVVRNSSASAERRKRKSKWLLEDAIPNNKLSCSWTSNHHMANIFDFTLDELQSLKSGSSRSVSIDQDSTDASTSGSATTSASYHFRRRLGSRKRKLPSNSYSQWASRSEGGEEPSGMLGDPEAMNHLTTDASHFLSDSSQIPSDSSHLHSSISSYFGVAGRLTNGERYQVLARRVTAQGTVQYLLEWEGTTPY, encoded by the exons atGTTTGAGGACCTGATTGAAGCCTTCTGTGGTATTGAGCCTCAGGTAACTCAAGAGGGCGAAGTATGTCGGAGAGGGCGGAGCCCGGGAGAGGGGCCGGAGTCCAGTCTAAATGTTGGACAGTTCGTCCTGTGTCATTGGTCAGATGGACTCTACTACTTGGGCAAGATACAGAGG GTGAGCCCTCCCCGGCAGAGCTGCTTTGTCACGTTTGAGGACAACTCCAAGTTCTGGGTCCTCTGTAAGGACATCCAACAtg CTGGAGTGCCGGGGGAGGAGCCTCGCTGCTCTGTGTGCCAGGAGGCGGAGCCAAACTctgacagccaatcaaatcccaACAACCAGATCCTCATCTGTGGGAAGTGTGGCATCG GTTTCCACCAGCAGTGCCATGTCCCTCCTGTAGAGGGCAGCATCAGTCTCAGTCCCTGGTTCTGTCGACGTTGTGTCTTCGCTTTGGCTGTCCgg AAAGGGGGCGCTCTAAAGAAAGGTCCAATAGCCAAAGCTCTGTCAGCCATGAAGCAGGTGTTGCTGTACGACCTGGACTCTCTGGACTGGGACTCCCAACACCGAACCAATCAGCAACAGTGTTACTGTTACTGTGGAGGCCCCGGAGA GTGGTACCTGAAGATGCTGCAGTGCTTCAGGTGTCAGCAGTGGTTCCATGAAGCCTGCACTCAGTGTCTGCAGGAGTCCATGATGTTTGGAGACAG GTTTTACCTCTTCCTGTGTTCGGTGTGTAATAAAGGATCCGAGTACGTCCGCCGTCTTTCTTTGCGGTGGGTCGATCTGGTTCACCTGGTTCTCTACAACCTGTCAGTCAGCAGCAAGAAGAAATACTTTGAGCTGGACGAGATTCTCGCCTTAGTGTCTGCAAACTGGGAACACTTACAGCTCGGGAAG CTGTCCAACACTCCTCCGTCAGAGAGGGGGCAGcacctgctggatgctctgAATAAATACAAGAGCAA GTTTCTGTGTGGAAAAGAGATAAAGAAGAGGAAATGCATCTTTCGTCTGAGGACTAGAGTCCCTCCAAACCCCCCCTCCAAACTATTTCCTGAGCACGCTCAGAATGACGGAGGGCAAGGTCATAAGAAAGGCGTGGTCAGGAACAG cagtgcttcagctgagaggaggaagaggaagtccAAGTGGCTCCTAGAAGATGCGATTCCTAAT AACAAGCTGTCCTGCAGTTGGACGTCCAACCATCACATGGCAAACATTTTTGACTTCACCCTGGACGAACTGCAGAGCCTCAAGAG TGGCTCCAGTAGATCGGTCAGTATCGATCAGGACTCTACTGATGCCTCCACGTCAGGGTCTGCTACGACCAGCGCCTCCTATCACTTCAG AAGGCGGTTGggcagcaggaagaggaagttgCCTAGCAACAGCTACAGTCAGTGGGCCAGTCGCAGCGAGGGGGGGGAAGAGCCTTCTGGGATGCTGGGAGACCCAGAAGCTATGAACCACCTGACAACAGACgcctcccacttcctgtctgactcctCTCAGATCCCCTCAGACTCCTCCCAcctccactcctccatctcctcatatTTTGGAGTGGCGGGCCGACTGACCAATGGGGAGAGGTACCAGGTGTTGGCTCGTCGGGTCACTGCTCAGGGGACGGTCCAGTACCTGCTGGAGTGGGAGGGGACAACACCTTATTAG
- the phf19 gene encoding PHD finger protein 19 isoform X4 yields the protein MFEDLIEAFCGIEPQVTQEGEVCRRGRSPGEGPESSLNVGQFVLCHWSDGLYYLGKIQRVSPPRQSCFVTFEDNSKFWVLCKDIQHAGVPGEEPRCSVCQEAEPNSDSQSNPNNQILICGKCGIGFHQQCHVPPVEGSISLSPWFCRRCVFALAVRKGGALKKGPIAKALSAMKQVLLYDLDSLDWDSQHRTNQQQCYCYCGGPGEWYLKMLQCFRCQQWFHEACTQCLQESMMFGDRFYLFLCSVCNKGSEYVRRLSLRWVDLVHLVLYNLSVSSKKKYFELDEILALVSANWEHLQLGKLSNTPPSERGQHLLDALNKYKSNASAERRKRKSKWLLEDAIPNNKLSCSWTSNHHMANIFDFTLDELQSLKSGSSRSVSIDQDSTDASTSGSATTSASYHFRRRLGSRKRKLPSNSYSQWASRSEGGEEPSGMLGDPEAMNHLTTDASHFLSDSSQIPSDSSHLHSSISSYFGVAGRLTNGERYQVLARRVTAQGTVQYLLEWEGTTPY from the exons atGTTTGAGGACCTGATTGAAGCCTTCTGTGGTATTGAGCCTCAGGTAACTCAAGAGGGCGAAGTATGTCGGAGAGGGCGGAGCCCGGGAGAGGGGCCGGAGTCCAGTCTAAATGTTGGACAGTTCGTCCTGTGTCATTGGTCAGATGGACTCTACTACTTGGGCAAGATACAGAGG GTGAGCCCTCCCCGGCAGAGCTGCTTTGTCACGTTTGAGGACAACTCCAAGTTCTGGGTCCTCTGTAAGGACATCCAACAtg CTGGAGTGCCGGGGGAGGAGCCTCGCTGCTCTGTGTGCCAGGAGGCGGAGCCAAACTctgacagccaatcaaatcccaACAACCAGATCCTCATCTGTGGGAAGTGTGGCATCG GTTTCCACCAGCAGTGCCATGTCCCTCCTGTAGAGGGCAGCATCAGTCTCAGTCCCTGGTTCTGTCGACGTTGTGTCTTCGCTTTGGCTGTCCgg AAAGGGGGCGCTCTAAAGAAAGGTCCAATAGCCAAAGCTCTGTCAGCCATGAAGCAGGTGTTGCTGTACGACCTGGACTCTCTGGACTGGGACTCCCAACACCGAACCAATCAGCAACAGTGTTACTGTTACTGTGGAGGCCCCGGAGA GTGGTACCTGAAGATGCTGCAGTGCTTCAGGTGTCAGCAGTGGTTCCATGAAGCCTGCACTCAGTGTCTGCAGGAGTCCATGATGTTTGGAGACAG GTTTTACCTCTTCCTGTGTTCGGTGTGTAATAAAGGATCCGAGTACGTCCGCCGTCTTTCTTTGCGGTGGGTCGATCTGGTTCACCTGGTTCTCTACAACCTGTCAGTCAGCAGCAAGAAGAAATACTTTGAGCTGGACGAGATTCTCGCCTTAGTGTCTGCAAACTGGGAACACTTACAGCTCGGGAAG CTGTCCAACACTCCTCCGTCAGAGAGGGGGCAGcacctgctggatgctctgAATAAATACAAGAGCAA tgcttcagctgagaggaggaagaggaagtccAAGTGGCTCCTAGAAGATGCGATTCCTAAT AACAAGCTGTCCTGCAGTTGGACGTCCAACCATCACATGGCAAACATTTTTGACTTCACCCTGGACGAACTGCAGAGCCTCAAGAG TGGCTCCAGTAGATCGGTCAGTATCGATCAGGACTCTACTGATGCCTCCACGTCAGGGTCTGCTACGACCAGCGCCTCCTATCACTTCAG AAGGCGGTTGggcagcaggaagaggaagttgCCTAGCAACAGCTACAGTCAGTGGGCCAGTCGCAGCGAGGGGGGGGAAGAGCCTTCTGGGATGCTGGGAGACCCAGAAGCTATGAACCACCTGACAACAGACgcctcccacttcctgtctgactcctCTCAGATCCCCTCAGACTCCTCCCAcctccactcctccatctcctcatatTTTGGAGTGGCGGGCCGACTGACCAATGGGGAGAGGTACCAGGTGTTGGCTCGTCGGGTCACTGCTCAGGGGACGGTCCAGTACCTGCTGGAGTGGGAGGGGACAACACCTTATTAG